GAGCTGTTCGCGGACGCGGCGCACAAGCCGGAGAACCGGCGCGTCATCATCGACCTCACCACCGGTGGTCACCGACCGGCCGCCTGGCTCGACCGTATGGTCGCCCGTTCGCTCGCGGTCAGCGACCAGAAGGCGTTCCGTGCCTGGCTGGACTCCTGGGCCGGGGAGGACTTCCACACCCAGGTCGAGGGCTCCCCGGTACCCGCGCTCGCCGTGGCCGGCACCCTCGACCCGGCCCTGTCCGCCGACCTCCTCCGCCGGACGTGGATGACCTGGTATCCCCGCGCCGAGCTGCGTGAACTCCCCGCCGCGGGCCACTACCCGATGGACGAGACCCCGCTGGAGCTGATCCGGGTGGTCGAGGACTTCCTGCGCGCGGACGACGGCGCGGACGGCTCGGACCGCGGTCTCAAGTCGCTGCCCGTGCGGATCACTTGAGAGCCGCCCGGTGAGCCAGTGCGGTCGTCACGTCCGTACCTGGATCAGCGCATGTGTCCCGCCGGTCCGCCACCTCTGCCCCTCCGCCGCCACCAGCGCCGCCTCCGTGCGGGCGTCCAGGCCGGTGATCACGTCGGACTTCAGGGTGCGCAGGGCGGCGACCCGGCCAGGGAAGTGGGCGGTCACCTCGGTGAACGGCGTCGTCGGCGGCCACAGTCGGTCGCCGACGAGGCGGCGGTAGTTGAGGTCGCCCTTGACGATGGTGACGGTGGCCGCGGCGAGCTCCTCGCGGAGGTCACCGGGCATCGCCGCGAACGGCAGCGGGGCGGCGGCGAAGGGGTGGGCGCGGACGGCGAGGCGGCCGTCCGTCATCGCCGTCCAGAGCACCCGGCCGTACGTCGCGGCCGCGCCCGGTGCCTGCGTCAGTCGGCGCAGGGCGTCGAGCACGTCGGCGTGCGTGGCGTCGGAGACGTAGTAGGGGTACGGCTTGACGTGGAGGACGGCCCGTCCGACGCGCCCCTGGGTGAGGAGGTGGGCGATGAGGAGCAGGTCGGGGACGAGTTCGCGGCCCGCGTTGTCGGCGATCAGGCACAGCGTGGCGGCGCCCGAGGGCGGGAGCAGGGACCACAGGGTCTCGCTGTCGTCGGCCACCAGGGGCGGGGTGTCCGAGGACGCCTGGTGCTGCGCGGCCGACATACGGAATCCGAGGTCCACGCGGTTGCCCCACAGCGACCCGTGCAGCAGCGCCCGGTCCTGCTCGTCGGCGGGCCGGTCCGCGAGGGCGTCCAGGGCGGCGAGTTCCTCGTCCGTCTCGGGGGCGTCGAGTTCGGCCAGCTTGGAGGGGCGGAAGGGGTCGATGCCCTGCCAGGGGCCCGGAGTGAAGTAGCCGACGGCTTCGAGGAGTTGGCGGTAGAAGTAGCTCTCCGACCACAGCCACGGTACGTCGAACCAGGACCGGCCGGTGCAGGTGTCGGCGCCCCACGACGCCCAGCGGCCCCCGTCGTGCGCGTCGGCGGGGAGCGGTTCGATCACGCCCTTGGTGCAGTTCGCGAGGAGCGCGTCCAGCGCACGCTGCTGCTCGGGGTCGTACGGGAGGGACTCCCGTACCTGCCGGATGATCGCGGGATGCCGCTCGGCGAGCACGCTGTGCGGGAACGAGCCGGGTTCGTTGCCGAGGAGTACGGGTGCGAGCGGGGTGTCGGACCTGTCGGGCATGCGGCTCACCGTATCGCGCCTGTCATACGGCTCTGGTCTCCCGCTCCAGCTGTGTCGCGAGCGCGAGATAGCGGGCCCGGCGGGGTACCGGGACCAGGCCGCGGATCATGAAGTGCCACATCTCGGCCACCCTGCGGGGCTGGCGTGCCACGGGTTCGAGGGAGCGGCCGACGACGCGGGTACCGACGAAGAAGCAGACGAGGGAGTGCGCCGCGGCCTCGGCGTCGACGTCCGGATGGATGTCGGACTCCTTGGCGGCGCCGAGGAGTTTGCGGGTGGTGATGTCCAGCAGCTCGGTGTAGGGGTGCCGCAGGGGCGGCCGTATCACCACTCCCCCCGTGGCCAGGCGCAGGCCGGCCCGGGGTATCGGCCCTTCGACGGACAGACGCGTGATGCCGAACGTCGTGCGTATCAGGGCCTCCAGCGAGGAGTAGCCCCTGCCGTCCATCTCGGTCGCCATCTGGCGGGAGGCTCTGGACTGGAGTTCCAGGATGGCCTGGGCGAGATCCTCCTTCGCCGCGAAGTGGAAGTACAGGGCGCCCTTGGTGACTTGGGCGTGTTCGACGATGTCGCTGAGGCTGGTCGATTCATAGCCGTGACGGTCGAACAGTTCGGCGGCGGCTGTGAGGATCGTGGTGCGGGTCTGTTCGGCGCGTAACTGCCTCACCATCGGCTGGACTCTCCTGGGAGGGAAAAGAACGGGTCATGCCGTTTGTTTCTAACTCTCCGCACACGATATCTCACCGCCCCTCGGTTCCCACCTCGCACTCGAAAACCGTCGACTCTCCCTGCCGTCCCAGGACTTGGACGGCGTCGCCGTTCGCGCTCTCCCCGTCGACCGCCTCTATCCAGGTGAGCTGGTCGAGTTCGGCGTACTGATGGAAGACGGCACGGAACGAGACGGGCCGCCGTCGGCTGCCGCGCCGGCGGGCCCGTGCGGCCTGGCGGGCAGCCTCCAGCAGCAGCATTCCGGGCACATGATCGAGCGGATGGTCGAAGAAAACAGCATGTGCGGTATCAACTCGCAGCTGCCAGCGGCCGGGCTGGCCGGTCGGGGCGAGGACGACGTCCGCGGGCAGGGCGCGGTCCACCTCGGCGGGCGGCAGACCGGGTGGGACGGGCGGCGCGGACACGGTGGTCGCGGTGCGGCCGCCGCGCAGCCGGCGGTAGACCGCCTCGCTCGTCCAGGTGACGGCTATGTGCCCGGTCGCGACGCGTTCGCCACCGAGCCGTATGTCCGCGTCGTAGCGGAATCCGGCCGGGCGGCCGCCGCGGTGGTCGACGTCGGAGACCGTGATGTGGAGGACGGGTTCGGCGGGCGCGGCGCCGACGGCCAACCGCTCGGGCCGGGTGGTGATCCGCAGCTCCCTGAGCACGAACTGGTGGCCCAGCGGCACGTCGTAGGCGGTGTGCGCGAGGAGTGCGCCGACCTGGCGGACGGTCTCGGCGACCAGGAGCGGTTCGTACGCCGAGCGGTCCGGCGACACGTGTAACTGGTGTGCGCGCGGCCACTGGGCGAAGACGGTGAACCGGTCGGTGCCGGTGCTGGTCGCCCCGGTGAGAAACGTTTCAGCGACGGAGGCGCGATGGACCAGCTGACGGGGTACGGTGGCGGTCAGGCCGTCCGTCACCCTCGGGGTCTCGGCGAGCGGGATCGTGGCGAATTGCCGCGGATGAGGCATGTCCCCTCCTTGGGTCCCCCCGTAAGTGCGTGGACAGACGGCGAGGTGCCCGTGCCGCGAGCGTTAGAGTACGAGGCGACCGGTTTGTTTTCAATGCGGCCTCGGGTCGCCCGACCGTGCCCGAACCCGCTCCGGCGCACGCCGGACGCAGAGGTCAACTCGGCGCAGCGGAGGGGCTTTATGGCGAGGCAGGAGCGCGCCATCAGAACGCGGAAGGTCATCCTGGAGGCCGCGGGCGCGGTCTTCGACGAGCACGGGTACACCGCGACGACCATCGCGATGGTCCTGGAGCGGGCCGAGGTGACCAAGGGCGCCCTGTATTTCCACTTCCCCTCGAAGGAATCCCTCGCCCAGGCCGTGCTGGACGAGCAGCTCTCGCTCGGCGCGGTGCCGCCACAGCCGTGCAAGCTGCAGGAACTCGTCGACATCACCTTCGTGTTCGGGCAGCGGCTGCTCAGCAACTCGCTGCTCAAGGGCAGTGTGCGGCTGGCGGTGGACCAGTGCGCGCCGCCCGGTGTCGATCACTCCGGGCCGTTCCGGCAGTGGGCGGACCATCTGCTCGGGATACTCGAACGGGCCCGTGCCCAGGGCGAGTTGCTGCCCACGGTGCAGCCCAGGCAGACGGTGGAGCTGGTGGTCGGCGCGTTCGCGGGCATCCAGCTGATGTCCCGGGCCCTGAACGACCGCGACGATCTGGCCGAACGGATATCGGTCCTGTGGGGACACCTCCTGCCGAGCATCGCGCTACCGGGCCTGCTGACCGGCATCGACCGGGAGCCCGATCGCGGGCTGCGCGTGCTGGCCGCCCTCGACGCCGCGGACGTCGAACCGGTCGCCATGGACCTGTCCGCACACTGAGTACACGACACCGACCGGACCGACGGTTTTCGCCGGGCCGGTCGGTGGTCGAAACGCTCTCGACGTACGACGGGCCGGCCGATGCCCCATCCGCACCGGCCGGCCCGCCCGCTTGTGGTACGCGCCCGCTCAGGGCACGCGTTCAGTTGTCGGTCGTCGTGACTGTTGTCAGAAGGTCAGCTTCCAGCTGTTGAGCGTGCCCGTGTCCTGGGCCGCCGTGTCCTGGACGCGCAGCTTCCAGGTGCCGTTGGCGGTCTCGCTGGAGGCGTTGACCGTGTAGGTGGTCTTGACGTTGTCCGCGGAGTCCGAGGAGCTGGCGGACTTCAGGCGGTAGGTCGTACCATCCGGCGCCACCAGGTCGATGACCAGGTCACCGCGGTAGGTGTGGGTGATGTCCACGCCGACCTGGAGGGCCGACGGGGCGTTGCCGCTGCGGCCGCTGACGGCGATGGAGGACTCGATCGCGGAGCCGTTGTCCGGGACGGAGACGGCGGAGGTGCTGGTGAAGGTGGTGCCCCCCGTGGAGCCGCCGGAGCTGCCGCTCACCGCCTGCACCGTCTTGGCCGCGTCCGCCAGGCCCGCGCCGCAGCCGCCCGAGCAGGTACCCGGCAGAGCACGCGAGTTGGTCTTGATCGCGGACTCGATCTGCGCCGGGGTCAGCGAGGCGTTGGCCGACTTCATCAGCGCGGCCAGGCCCGCGATGTGCGGGGCGGCCATGCTGGTGCCCTGGTAGTACTTGTACGTCTCGCTCGACGGGCCCTGCGTGCCGGTGTTCAGCGTGGACAGAATGCCGTTGGCCGTGGTCGTACGGGTCTCGCCGCCGGGGGCCGCGATGTCCACGGTCGAGCCGAAGTTGGAGTAGTAGGCCTTGGCGCCGGAGCGGCCCAGCGCGGCCACCGAGACGACGTTGTTGCAGCTGGCCGGCGAGTAGTTGGCCGCGTTGTCGTTCTCGTTGCCCGCCGCGACGACCACCGTGGTGCCGCGGTTCACGGCCGCGTTGATGGCGCTCTGGGTCGCGGAGGAGCAGGCGCCGCCACCGCCGAGGCTCATGTTGATGACCTTGGCGACGTTGGTGTTCGCGGGGACGCCGGAGACCGTACCGCCGGACGCCCAGGTGATGGCGTCGATGATGTCGGAGTCGTAGCCGCCGCA
Above is a window of Streptomyces sp. DT2A-34 DNA encoding:
- a CDS encoding alpha/beta fold hydrolase; its protein translation is MTSFTLPHELHGDGAHKVFAVHGWFADRSAYTPVLPDLDRTAFTYALVDLRGYGGAKDAVGSCTTAEAALDLVELADRLGWERFSVVGHSMGGAVGQRLLTVAPHRLRRLVGVSPVPASGLALPPEQWELFADAAHKPENRRVIIDLTTGGHRPAAWLDRMVARSLAVSDQKAFRAWLDSWAGEDFHTQVEGSPVPALAVAGTLDPALSADLLRRTWMTWYPRAELRELPAAGHYPMDETPLELIRVVEDFLRADDGADGSDRGLKSLPVRIT
- a CDS encoding damage-control phosphatase ARMT1 family protein, whose product is MPDRSDTPLAPVLLGNEPGSFPHSVLAERHPAIIRQVRESLPYDPEQQRALDALLANCTKGVIEPLPADAHDGGRWASWGADTCTGRSWFDVPWLWSESYFYRQLLEAVGYFTPGPWQGIDPFRPSKLAELDAPETDEELAALDALADRPADEQDRALLHGSLWGNRVDLGFRMSAAQHQASSDTPPLVADDSETLWSLLPPSGAATLCLIADNAGRELVPDLLLIAHLLTQGRVGRAVLHVKPYPYYVSDATHADVLDALRRLTQAPGAAATYGRVLWTAMTDGRLAVRAHPFAAAPLPFAAMPGDLREELAAATVTIVKGDLNYRRLVGDRLWPPTTPFTEVTAHFPGRVAALRTLKSDVITGLDARTEAALVAAEGQRWRTGGTHALIQVRT
- a CDS encoding ScbR family autoregulator-binding transcription factor; translated protein: MVRQLRAEQTRTTILTAAAELFDRHGYESTSLSDIVEHAQVTKGALYFHFAAKEDLAQAILELQSRASRQMATEMDGRGYSSLEALIRTTFGITRLSVEGPIPRAGLRLATGGVVIRPPLRHPYTELLDITTRKLLGAAKESDIHPDVDAEAAAHSLVCFFVGTRVVGRSLEPVARQPRRVAEMWHFMIRGLVPVPRRARYLALATQLERETRAV
- a CDS encoding ScbA/BarX family gamma-butyrolactone biosynthesis protein, whose translation is MPHPRQFATIPLAETPRVTDGLTATVPRQLVHRASVAETFLTGATSTGTDRFTVFAQWPRAHQLHVSPDRSAYEPLLVAETVRQVGALLAHTAYDVPLGHQFVLRELRITTRPERLAVGAAPAEPVLHITVSDVDHRGGRPAGFRYDADIRLGGERVATGHIAVTWTSEAVYRRLRGGRTATTVSAPPVPPGLPPAEVDRALPADVVLAPTGQPGRWQLRVDTAHAVFFDHPLDHVPGMLLLEAARQAARARRRGSRRRPVSFRAVFHQYAELDQLTWIEAVDGESANGDAVQVLGRQGESTVFECEVGTEGR
- a CDS encoding ScbR family autoregulator-binding transcription factor, with the protein product MARQERAIRTRKVILEAAGAVFDEHGYTATTIAMVLERAEVTKGALYFHFPSKESLAQAVLDEQLSLGAVPPQPCKLQELVDITFVFGQRLLSNSLLKGSVRLAVDQCAPPGVDHSGPFRQWADHLLGILERARAQGELLPTVQPRQTVELVVGAFAGIQLMSRALNDRDDLAERISVLWGHLLPSIALPGLLTGIDREPDRGLRVLAALDAADVEPVAMDLSAH
- a CDS encoding S8 family serine peptidase, with product MRRKLISVAAVSAALFTAATTVAVAQDTAAPQATAPVPAAQTEAAPGTPAERLIVGYKSGANEAKSNKAAEADAAAKGKEAGEDLDFQRRLGSGAALVDLGENLTKADVADVVAEYRADPQVAYVVPDRLNKPTATPNDTEYSKQWDLFETTAGMNVPGAWDVTTGSGVTVAVIDTGYVTHSDLAANVVAGYDFISDTAVSNDGNGRDSNPADPGDWTNDGQCASDWTATTSSWHGTHVAGTIAAVANNSKGVAGIAYGAKISPLRALGQCGGYDSDIIDAITWASGGTVSGVPANTNVAKVINMSLGGGGACSSATQSAINAAVNRGTTVVVAAGNENDNAANYSPASCNNVVSVAALGRSGAKAYYSNFGSTVDIAAPGGETRTTTANGILSTLNTGTQGPSSETYKYYQGTSMAAPHIAGLAALMKSANASLTPAQIESAIKTNSRALPGTCSGGCGAGLADAAKTVQAVSGSSGGSTGGTTFTSTSAVSVPDNGSAIESSIAVSGRSGNAPSALQVGVDITHTYRGDLVIDLVAPDGTTYRLKSASSSDSADNVKTTYTVNASSETANGTWKLRVQDTAAQDTGTLNSWKLTF